GATTCACTCGATGGAGTGAACGGCCGGACGCCAACTGCCGTCGCGCTACCCGAAATTCACCTTTCGTGCCGTCCCGGAGTGACCTGGGTCACCACTAGCGTGGCCGACGAATATGGCCACCGACGGCGAAGGGACCTTCCATGCGGGTCGGAGTACTGACCGGGGGCGGCGACTGCCCCGGCCTCAACGCGGTCATCCGCGGCATCGTCCGCAAGGGCGTGCAGGAGTACGGATACGAGTTCACCGGCTACCGGGACGGCTGGCGCGGGCCGCTGGAGGGCGACACCGTGCGCCTCGACATCCCCGCGGTGCGCGGCATCCTGCCGCGCGGGGGCACCGTCCTCGGTTCCTCGCGGACCAATCCCCTCAGGGCGGAGGACGGCATCCGCCGGATCAAGGAGAACCTCGCCAAGCACGAGGTGGAGGCACTGATCGCGATCGGCGGCGAGGACACCCTCGGGGTCGCCGCGCGGCTCTCGGACGAGTACGGGATCAGATGCGTCGGCGTCCCCAAGACCATCGACAACGACCTGTCCGCCACGGACTACACCTTCGGCTTCGACACGGCCGTCGGCATCGCCACCGAGGCCATCGACCGGCTGCACACCACGGCGGAGTCCCACATGCGGGTGCTCGTGGTCGAGGTGATGGGCCGTCACGCCGGCTGGATCGCCCTGCACTCGGGGCTGGCGGGCGGGGCGAACGTCATCCTCATCCCGGAGCAGCGGTTCGACATGGACCAGGTCTGCGCCTGGGTCACCTCCCGGTTCCGGGCCTCGTACGCGCCGATCGTCGTGGTCGCCGAGGGCGCGATGCCCAAGGACGGCGACATGGTCCTCAAGGACGGGACGCTGGACTCCTTCGGTCACGTCCGGCTGTCGGGCGT
The genomic region above belongs to Streptomyces marianii and contains:
- a CDS encoding 6-phosphofructokinase, with translation MRVGVLTGGGDCPGLNAVIRGIVRKGVQEYGYEFTGYRDGWRGPLEGDTVRLDIPAVRGILPRGGTVLGSSRTNPLRAEDGIRRIKENLAKHEVEALIAIGGEDTLGVAARLSDEYGIRCVGVPKTIDNDLSATDYTFGFDTAVGIATEAIDRLHTTAESHMRVLVVEVMGRHAGWIALHSGLAGGANVILIPEQRFDMDQVCAWVTSRFRASYAPIVVVAEGAMPKDGDMVLKDGTLDSFGHVRLSGVGEWLAKEIEKRTGKEARTTVLGHVQRGGTPSAFDRWLATRFGLHAIEAVRDGDYGRMVALRGTDIVRVPIAEATAKLKTVDPARYEEVGVFFG